GGCCGGAGGAGAACCCGATTGCATGCGGGGATATAACGATCGACTCCAGGACCAGGACGGTTACCGTACGCTCGCAGCCGGTCATTCTGACCGGCAAAGAATTTGATATGCTGTTTTTGCTGATGAGCCATTCGCAGCAGGTATTTACACGGATACAGCTTTTAAATAAAATCTGGCACAGTGATTACCAGGGAGACGAGAATACCGTCACGGTGCATATTCGCCGCCTGCGGGAAAAAATTGAACCGGACCCTTCTCAGCCGTGTTATATACAGACGGTGTGGGGAGTGGGATATAAGTTTAGCTGCAGCGGCACGTAACGGTGCCGTTTCTTTTTTTGGAGAGCACCTGATCGTCCTTACAGCCGATAAGTCATCCCAAAGCCCAGGCCGCCAGTTTCAGCCTCCATTTCCGCATCTTCCGACCGTAATCCCTTCACCGCCAACTTACGGTAATCCAGATTAAAGTCCATATCCCGCGTCAACCTATACGAAATCCCTACACCCCAACTCGAAACATCCTTTCCAACCCCCAGTGAAGCATACCCCGTTAACTTGGGCGCCAACGGCATCAATCCGACCACGCCAAACTGGACCGCCGCTTTCGTTCTCGTACTCACTGCCCTGCTCCGAGATAGATCCTCTAGCGGGTCATGATCGCGATAGGCAGAAGAAAACCTGCCTTTGGCCCTTACGTTCCCGGCAAACAACGAACAGTATCTGTTCCACCGGTACAGCAGATTAACCTCGGCAGCCCTCAGTCGCATTCGCTCCGTCAAGGACTCATAGTTCGGGTCGACGGGCGAGCCATCCGGCCACTGTGAAAAGGAGTTATCCTGCGACTCGACATTCAACCCCCGGTATTGCAGCGCCCACCGTCCGCCTAATCCCAGCGTAGCCCCGAAATCCACCCCGGAGCGGGCGCTATACGTATTATGGGTTCCCTCTGCCTCGTCCGACTCATTCTCCACCGTCCGCAGCGACACTTCCACAGCCAGATTCCCTGCCGCATAATCCGTTAGCGGCGCTGCCAAGGCTGTAGAAGCGAGTAAGCTCCATAGCATGCATGCAAAAATGATTGATCTCATGGTTCCTCCTATAATTAATTAATCAGGATTTTTCGTAGAAGCGAGATATAAAAAATATTTTAAGAAATATTTAAGAAACATTGACAAAATATAGCAATACAGATTGACAAGACTGGGAAAATGCACTATTTTAAATATGATAATAAGAATCAGTATCATTGAAGCCTTGCATATAGTATAGCCCATTCTTTGCCAGTCGAGAAGACGCTATTTTCACCTTTCGCATAAGGAGACAGCAATCATGCCTATCTCGCCGTTCAAAACCTGGCTGTGCATCATCCTCCCTCTATTTTTTCTCGTATTTCTGTCCACTCAACCGTCTTTCGCCCAGACCCCCAGCCTCAGCGACAGAGAAGAACGCTTGCGCCGGGACCGACAGGAGGCGGCTGAAAGAAAAGAACGCCAACAGCGCGTAGACGTCTTTTGGCAGGATACACCCAGCCAGGAGCAAGACACCAGCCTGCCCGAAGAATCTCTCATGTTTCCCATCCGCACCATCCTGCTGGAAGGCGACCGGGTGGAGAAATTCCCCTGGGTCAAAGATTTTCTCGCGCCTTACCACAACCGCTCCATGGGCCGGCAGGGCATCCAGCTCATCGTCAAACGCTTAAATAACGTCTTCATCGACAAAGGCTACATCACCAGCCGCATCTTCATTCCGGAGCAAGATCTCTCGGGAGGGACCTTGCGGCTGCTTTTGGTTCCCGGCACCATCCGTACGATCCGCTTTTCCGACTCCTACGCCGGCAACTGGCACACCGCCTTTCCCACCGGTCCCGGCCGCCTCCTAAACCTGCGGGATATCGAGCAGGGCCTGGAACAAATGAAACGAATCCCCTCCCAGGACGTCACCATGCAGCTGGTTCCCGGCGATCAGCCCGGCCAAAGCGGCATCCTCCTCACCGCTAAAGAAGCCAAGCCCTGGAAACTCGTCTATTCCTTAGACGACTCCGGCAGCCGGTCCACCGGCAAACTCCAGTCCTCCTTCACCTTCTCCTATGACAACCTCTGGCGCATCAACGACCTCTTTCATATCGCCGTCAATCACGACGCCGAACCCGACAGCGCTAGACGCGGTACCAAAGGCAACAGTATTTACTATTCCTTCCCCTACGGCAACTCCACCTTCACCTTCACCGCCGGCGAAAACAGCTACCACCAGACCGTAGCCGGCTCCAGCCAAACCTTCGTCTCCTCCGGCGAAAGCGAGAACTTAGACTTTAAGCTCTCCCAGCTTCTCAGCCGGGACCAGACCAGCAAAACGCATCTGGAGCTGCGCACC
The sequence above is drawn from the Acetonema longum DSM 6540 genome and encodes:
- a CDS encoding outer membrane beta-barrel protein; this translates as MRSIIFACMLWSLLASTALAAPLTDYAAGNLAVEVSLRTVENESDEAEGTHNTYSARSGVDFGATLGLGGRWALQYRGLNVESQDNSFSQWPDGSPVDPNYESLTERMRLRAAEVNLLYRWNRYCSLFAGNVRAKGRFSSAYRDHDPLEDLSRSRAVSTRTKAAVQFGVVGLMPLAPKLTGYASLGVGKDVSSWGVGISYRLTRDMDFNLDYRKLAVKGLRSEDAEMEAETGGLGFGMTYRL
- a CDS encoding ShlB/FhaC/HecB family hemolysin secretion/activation protein, with protein sequence MPISPFKTWLCIILPLFFLVFLSTQPSFAQTPSLSDREERLRRDRQEAAERKERQQRVDVFWQDTPSQEQDTSLPEESLMFPIRTILLEGDRVEKFPWVKDFLAPYHNRSMGRQGIQLIVKRLNNVFIDKGYITSRIFIPEQDLSGGTLRLLLVPGTIRTIRFSDSYAGNWHTAFPTGPGRLLNLRDIEQGLEQMKRIPSQDVTMQLVPGDQPGQSGILLTAKEAKPWKLVYSLDDSGSRSTGKLQSSFTFSYDNLWRINDLFHIAVNHDAEPDSARRGTKGNSIYYSFPYGNSTFTFTAGENSYHQTVAGSSQTFVSSGESENLDFKLSQLLSRDQTSKTHLELRTVRSLSKSYIDDTEILLQRKKTTAFEWALSRSETTGGVSIDIRVANKRGVPWFGAQDEQDASTPEAPNPRYSLWTFRSSIAAPLTVFSQPVRYSLTLYGQTTNDSLYGSEHFSIGNRYTVRGFDGEQTLAAECGWYLQNELAVPLKIGPELYLGLDYGQVQGPAVQYLAGNSLAGSVLGLRGAALGAHYDLFAGWPLSKPKEFETAHTTYGFQLVYQL